The Reinekea forsetii genome contains the following window.
CTGCAAATACCAGGAGCAACTCGGTAACCGGATCCATTTTTTCACTGTGATGACTCAAAACCAGGTCCCGGATCGCTTCTGCGATCTCGGTGCCACCCGGCTCCCGGGTGCGGACAATATCGTGGCCGCGCGCTGCGAGCCAAGCCATCAGCACCTCGGCCTGAGTAGTTTTACCGGCGCCTTCTAAGCCTTCTATGCTGATAAACAAGGCGCTCATTGGACCTCGTCCGTTGTCGTTGCCGGTGCCGACTTATAGTCTTGGCGCCGGGAAAAACGCTGATAGCGCCGCACGGCGGCGTTGTGTTCTTTGAAGGTGATCGAAAAATGATGGCTGCCATCGCCCTTGGCGACGAAAAATAGACTCTCACCGGCGGCCGGATTTAAGGCCGCAAAGATCGCTTCGCGGCCCGGGTTGGCAATCGGAGTCGGCGGCAAGCCGTTGCGGGTATAGGTATTATAGGGCGTGTCGGTGCGCAAATGGCCGCGCGTCAGATTGCCGGTATACGCCGCACCCGCGCCATAAATAACGGTTGGGTCGGTCTGCAGGCGCATATTGATACTGAGTCGACGGCTGAAAACACCTGAGATCATCGGTCGTTCAAAGGCGGCGCCGGTTTCTTTTTCGATGATGGACGCCAAAATCAACGCCTCATAGGGTGTCTCAACAACAGCTGTGGGGGATTTTTGCGCCCATTCCTCCGCCAAGATCGACACCATACGCTGGTGAGCTAATTTAAGTATATCCAGATCACTGGTGCCAGCGTCAAATAAATAGGTATCGGGGAAAAACCAGCCCTCGTAAAAGCTCATATCGGCGGCTACAAGCTGCATAATAGCATCTTGATCCAATCCGGTTAGGCTATGCTCTAGGTCGGGACTATCCGCCAGGACCTGCAAGAATTCACTGAAGGTTTGGCCTTCAATGAATTGCACTGAACGCAGGATTTTTTTGCCAGACACCATCATGCGAATCACATCGGTACTGGTTTGGCCCGGCTGCAAAGCATATTCACCGCGTTGGATTACCGTGAGTTCATTATAGCGCAACCACAATTCGTGGATCCGGGGGTAGTCGATCCAGCCGTTGGCGCTAAAGTCTGCCAAGACACGCTTTACCGAAGCGCCGTCGGTCACCCTATAGGTTGTGCCTTCGGCGCTCAGTGAGAGCGGTTTTTGC
Protein-coding sequences here:
- the mltG gene encoding endolytic transglycosylase MltG, translating into MLKKLVFITLLLGIVSALAIVNLAQLRLQKPLSLSAEGTTYRVTDGASVKRVLADFSANGWIDYPRIHELWLRYNELTVIQRGEYALQPGQTSTDVIRMMVSGKKILRSVQFIEGQTFSEFLQVLADSPDLEHSLTGLDQDAIMQLVAADMSFYEGWFFPDTYLFDAGTSDLDILKLAHQRMVSILAEEWAQKSPTAVVETPYEALILASIIEKETGAAFERPMISGVFSRRLSINMRLQTDPTVIYGAGAAYTGNLTRGHLRTDTPYNTYTRNGLPPTPIANPGREAIFAALNPAAGESLFFVAKGDGSHHFSITFKEHNAAVRRYQRFSRRQDYKSAPATTTDEVQ